The following coding sequences lie in one Oryctolagus cuniculus chromosome 7, mOryCun1.1, whole genome shotgun sequence genomic window:
- the LOC100357498 gene encoding small ribosomal subunit protein eS1-like: MAVGKNKRLTKGGKKGAKKKVVDPFSKKDWYDVKAPAMFNIRNIGKTLVTRTQGTKIASDGLKGRVFEASLADLQNNEVAFRKFKLITEDVQGKNCLTNFHGMDLTRDKTCSMVKKWQTMIEAHVDVKTTDGYLLRLFCVGFTKKRNNQIRKTSYAQHQQVRQIRKKMMEIMTREVQTNDLKEVVNKLIPDSIGKDIEKACQSIYPLHDVFVRKVKMLKKPKFELGKLMELHGEGSSSGKATGNETGAKVERADGYEPPVQESV; the protein is encoded by the coding sequence ATGGCGGTCGGCAAGAACAAGCGCCTTACGAAAGGCGGCAAAAAGGGAGCCAAGAAGAAAGTGGTGGACCCATTTTCTAAGAAAGATTGGTATGATGTGAAGGCACCTGCTATGTTCAACATACGAAATATTGGGAAAACACTGGTCACGAGGACCCAAGGAACCAAAATTGCGTCTGATGGACTCAAGGGTCGTGTTTTTGAAGCGAGTCTTGCTGACCTGCAGAACAATGAAGTTGCATTTAGAAAATTCAAACTGATTACGGAGGATGTTCAGGGCAAAAACTGCCTGACTAACTTCCACGGCATGGATCTTACCCGTGACAAAACGTGCTCCATGGTCAAAAAATGGCAGACCATGATTGAAGCTCATGTTGATGTCAAGACTACCGATGGCTATTTGCTTCGTCTGTTCTGTGTTGGTTTTACCAAAAAACGCAACAATCAGATACGGAAGACTTCCTATGCTCAGCACCAGCAGGTCCGCCAGATCCGGAAGAAGATGATGGAAATCATGACACGGGAGGTGCAAACAAATGACTTGAAAGAAGTAGTCAATAAATTGATCCCAGACAGCAttgggaaagacatagagaaggCTTGCCAGTCTATTTATCCTCTCCATGATGTCTTCGTTAGAAAAGTGAAGATGCTGAAGAAGCCCAAGTTTGAATTGGGAAAACTCATGGAGCTTCACGGAGAAGGTAGCAGTTCTGGAAAAGCCACTGGAAATGAGACGGGTGCAAAAGTCGAACGAGCTGATGGCTACGAACCACCCGTCCAAGAATCTGTTTAA